A region from the Arachis ipaensis cultivar K30076 chromosome B01, Araip1.1, whole genome shotgun sequence genome encodes:
- the LOC107640026 gene encoding uncharacterized protein LOC107640026 isoform X5 has protein sequence MQKNQKTFATIVFSIHPVVQFLEGELLIVCLYSNPGGRFASREKMSLLKNCRSFLSNFFFIPVGMLQRNSNMTRLWMFPLSSLSEAEKVLGEISNYKVQAGCKFLIFAHHQPMIDAIHECLLKKKVGCIWIDGGTPAASRQQLVTDFQEKDYIKAAVVWWYFWLCISSMCFRYKHLFCCLG, from the exons ATGCAGAAGAATCAAAAGACGTTTGCTACTATAGTCTTTAGTATTCACCCTGTGGTTCAGTTTCTGGAAGGAGAACTTCTCATAGTGTGTTTGTATTCCAATCCAGGTGGACGCTTTGCCTCAAGGGAAAAA ATGAGCCTTCTAAAGAACTGCCGAAGTTTTCTGTCAAACTTTTTCTTCATTCCAGTGGGCATGTTGCAGCGAAATTCCAATATGACCAG GTTATGGATGTTCCCGCTTTCTTCCTTGTCCGAAGCAGAGAAGGTTCTAGGAGAAATATCTAATTATAAAGTTCAG GCAGGTTGCAAGTTTCTTATATTTGCGCACCATCAGCCAATGATAGATGCAATACATGAGTGCCTTCTT AAGAAAAAAGTGGGTTGCATCTGGATTGATGGAGGTACACCCGCTGCATCAAGGCAACAATTGGTTACAGATTTCCAGGAAAAGGATTATATCAAGGCAGCTGTAGTATGGTGGTATTTttggttgtgcatttcttccATGTGTTTCCGTTATAAGCATCTTTTCTGTTGTCTTGGTTAG
- the LOC107640012 gene encoding LOW QUALITY PROTEIN: 46 kDa FK506-binding nuclear protein (The sequence of the model RefSeq protein was modified relative to this genomic sequence to represent the inferred CDS: inserted 1 base in 1 codon; deleted 1 base in 1 codon), with amino-acid sequence DSEKEQASSKGRASSSSSTAASSAAQQQEKKEVFLAPAPLTSKSWADVDDEDDTIDDYYAITAPPQSIWGAPVAAAAESEAHAEESDSEIEGLDDAEDEHENELEAPVEPETVVKKPREPSLSTKETEEQLSKKELKKKELEELEAVLAELGLQKEPGSQADSHGAEKKVEDRNGELEKKENATSENKNAKKKKKDKSSKEQKESQDLPDSVVDGKTTMETAGTGKAEDAPVTDVKEWHKKVASVKKKKXKKMDAAASEARVSVTSNSNQFNNGRRGFTFL; translated from the exons GATTCTGAGAAGGAACAGGCTTCATCCAAGGGGAGAGCCTCCTCGTCCTCTTCCACCGCCGCTTCCTCCGCCGCACAACAGCAGGAGAAAAAGGAGGTTTTTCTGGCCCCGGCGCCACTCACGTCGAAGTCATGGGCTGACGTTGACGACGAGGATGAT ACGATTGACGACTACTACGCCATCACCGCTCCACCTCAATCCATTTGGGGCGCTCCTGTTGCTGCTGCAGCTGAATCCGAGGCCCATGCTGAG GAAAGCGATAGTGAGATAGAAGGCCTTGATGATGCCGAGGATGAACATGAAAATGAATTAGAAGCGCCAGTAGAACCTGAAACTGTTGTTAAGAAGCCTCGTGAACCTTCGTTGTCTACCAAGGAAACTGAAGAGCAACTTTCAAAGAAGGAATTGAAGAAAAAAGAGCTTGAGGAGCTTGAAGCTGTTTTAGCAGAGCTAGGATTGCAAAAAGAACCCGGAAGCCAGGCTGACTCCCATG GTGCTGAGAAGAAGGTCGAGGATCGCAATGGTGAGTTAGAAAAGAAGGAGAATGCCACCAGTGAAAACAAAaatgcaaagaagaagaagaaggacaaaTCTTCAAAGGAGCAGAAAGAATCGCAAGACCTGCCTGATTCTGTGGTTGATGGAAAGACAACTATGGAAACTGCTGGAACGGGGAAGGCAGAGGACGCACCTGTAACTGACGTGAAAGAGTGGCATAAGAAAGTTGCATCTGTGAAGAAGAAAA TCAAGAAGATGGATGCTGCTGCTAGTGAGGCACGAGTTTCAGTTACATCCAATTCGAATCAATTCAACAATGGCCGCCGTGGCTTCACCTTCCTCTAG
- the LOC107640026 gene encoding uncharacterized protein LOC107640026 isoform X8 produces MQKNQKTFATIVFSIHPVVQFLEGELLIVCLYSNPGGRFASREKMSLLKNCRSFLSNFFFIPVGMLQRNSNMTRLWMFPLSSLSEAEKVLGEISNYKVQLEAVKAKIKSAKSKDESESLKFTQKKLINKIYTNSELSLRQVASFLYLRTISQ; encoded by the exons ATGCAGAAGAATCAAAAGACGTTTGCTACTATAGTCTTTAGTATTCACCCTGTGGTTCAGTTTCTGGAAGGAGAACTTCTCATAGTGTGTTTGTATTCCAATCCAGGTGGACGCTTTGCCTCAAGGGAAAAA ATGAGCCTTCTAAAGAACTGCCGAAGTTTTCTGTCAAACTTTTTCTTCATTCCAGTGGGCATGTTGCAGCGAAATTCCAATATGACCAG GTTATGGATGTTCCCGCTTTCTTCCTTGTCCGAAGCAGAGAAGGTTCTAGGAGAAATATCTAATTATAAAGTTCAG TTGGAGGCGGTAAAAGCCAAAATCAAATCTGCTAAATCAAAAGATGAGTCTGAATCTCTTAAATTTACTCAAAAGAAACTGATTAACAAG ATATATACTAATTCGGAACTTTCATTGAG GCAGGTTGCAAGTTTCTTATATTTGCGCACCATCAGCCAATGA
- the LOC110263798 gene encoding uncharacterized protein LOC110263798, with translation MAELDAAESKIRKTEQVEMAKEACLCLMTYGKLIVIKLSNLKEEVDVKDWTCLPPPPFEMFLDLPGHDMCPFEFDSKIYMAPSDKLSLPREIGRAKAVSMGNLVAWPIYEIKFEECRIAPTLDGAPFPFYKSYIANTPGSGDVYFYINVRQRVKDESRFYVLCSDSRVWKPLMAPGAAIISEPHVENTMFVLDNNLFFSSSRELERDSYLARFDPIKETWMDMSAADNNLSNFITGRLISGGRLFSRSDQCRNTYFPHISVSLPGLGSSNYTVCLTHEYVEEPPHTPLDKVLAILVNHLNGLVALYQYLDVAFEGILPPMEGPGRFNFVDLGNGKLCAICSSQLLGSVPRSSAHCFSIFTLSVLKDFAALQLDSGAPPMERDFLQVTVHRKSVFTMENGGITGITNCMRHAFVWPPTKGGRFQHRTTLF, from the coding sequence ATGGCGGAATTGGATGCTGCTGAGTCAAAAATACGAAAAACGGAGCAGGTTGAAATGGCGAAGGAAGCGTGCCTTTGCCTTATGACGTATGGAAAGTTGATCGTGATCAAACTGAGCAATTTAAAGGAAGAAGTTGATGTCAAAGATTGGACTTGTTTGCCTCCACCACCGTTCGAGATGTTTTTGGATCTTCCAGGTCATGATATGTGTCCCTTCGAGTTCGACTCCAAGATCTATATGGCGCCGTCCGACAAGTTGAGCCTGCCGCGTGAAATTGGCAGAGCCAAAGCCGTTTCCATGGGGAATCTGGTCGCCTGGCCAATCTACGAAATCAAATTTGAGGAGTGCAGAATTGCCCCTACGCTGGATGGTGCACCCTTTCCTTTTTACAAATCATACATCGCAAACACGCCAGGCTCAGGCGATGTTTACTTCTATATAAATGTGAGGCAACGGGTCAAAGATGAATCTAGATTTTACGTTCTTTGTTCTGATTCTAGAGTTTGGAAACCCTTGATGGCTCCTGGGGCCGCCATCATTAGCGAGCCACATGTCGAGAATACCATGTTCGTCCTCGACAACAACCTCTTTTTTTCATCGTCCAGGGAGTTGGAGAGAGACTCCTATTTGGCCCGCTTCGACCCCATCAAAGAGACTTGGATGGATATGTCTGCCGCTGATAACAATCTTTCGAACTTCATAACGGGTAGACTCATTAGCGGCGGTAGACTCTTTAGCCGCAGTGACCAATGTCGTAATACTTATTTCCCACACATTTCTGTGTCCCTTCCCGGTCTTGGAAGCAGCAACTACACCGTTTGCCTTACACATGAGTATGTGGAGGAACCTCCTCATACACCTTTGGACAAGGTCCTTGCCATTCTCGTTAACCACCTGAATGGCCTAGTCGCATTATATCAATACCTTGATGTGGCTTTTGAGGGTATTCTACCACCGATGGAAGGACCCGGCAGATTCAATTTTGTTGACCTTGGCAACGGGAAGCTGTGTGCAATATGCTCTAGCCAGTTATTGGGTTCCGTTCCCCGTTCATCCGCGCACTGCTTCTCCATTTTCACACTGTCCGTGTTGAAGGACTTTGCAGCATTGCAACTTGACAGTGGGGCTCCTCCCATGGAGCGAGATTTCTTACAAGTTACTGTCCATAGGAAGAGTGTCTTCACCATGGAGAACGGTGGGATTACTGGGATTACTAATTGTATGCGCCATGCGTTTGTTTGGCCACCTACTAAGGGAGGAAGATTTCAGCACAGGACAACTCTATTTTAG
- the LOC107640026 gene encoding uncharacterized protein LOC107640026 isoform X7: MQKNQKTFATIVFSIHPVVQFLEGELLIVCLYSNPGGRFASREKMSLLKNCRSFLSNFFFIPVGMLQRNSNMTRLWMFPLSSLSEAEKVLGEISNYKVQLEAVKAKIKSAKSKDESESLKFTQKKLINKIYTNSELSLRLQVSYICAPSANDRCNT, from the exons ATGCAGAAGAATCAAAAGACGTTTGCTACTATAGTCTTTAGTATTCACCCTGTGGTTCAGTTTCTGGAAGGAGAACTTCTCATAGTGTGTTTGTATTCCAATCCAGGTGGACGCTTTGCCTCAAGGGAAAAA ATGAGCCTTCTAAAGAACTGCCGAAGTTTTCTGTCAAACTTTTTCTTCATTCCAGTGGGCATGTTGCAGCGAAATTCCAATATGACCAG GTTATGGATGTTCCCGCTTTCTTCCTTGTCCGAAGCAGAGAAGGTTCTAGGAGAAATATCTAATTATAAAGTTCAG TTGGAGGCGGTAAAAGCCAAAATCAAATCTGCTAAATCAAAAGATGAGTCTGAATCTCTTAAATTTACTCAAAAGAAACTGATTAACAAG ATATATACTAATTCGGAACTTTCATTGAG GTTGCAAGTTTCTTATATTTGCGCACCATCAGCCAATGATAGATGCAATACATGA
- the LOC107640026 gene encoding uncharacterized protein LOC107640026 isoform X4 → MQKNQKTFATIVFSIHPVVQFLEGELLIVCLYSNPGGRFASREKMSLLKNCRSFLSNFFFIPVGMLQRNSNMTRLWMFPLSSLSEAEKVLGEISNYKVQLEAVKAKIKSAKSKDESESLKFTQKKLINKKKKVGCIWIDGGTPAASRQQLVTDFQEKDYIKAAVVWWYFWLCISSMCFRYKHLFCCLG, encoded by the exons ATGCAGAAGAATCAAAAGACGTTTGCTACTATAGTCTTTAGTATTCACCCTGTGGTTCAGTTTCTGGAAGGAGAACTTCTCATAGTGTGTTTGTATTCCAATCCAGGTGGACGCTTTGCCTCAAGGGAAAAA ATGAGCCTTCTAAAGAACTGCCGAAGTTTTCTGTCAAACTTTTTCTTCATTCCAGTGGGCATGTTGCAGCGAAATTCCAATATGACCAG GTTATGGATGTTCCCGCTTTCTTCCTTGTCCGAAGCAGAGAAGGTTCTAGGAGAAATATCTAATTATAAAGTTCAG TTGGAGGCGGTAAAAGCCAAAATCAAATCTGCTAAATCAAAAGATGAGTCTGAATCTCTTAAATTTACTCAAAAGAAACTGATTAACAAG AAGAAAAAAGTGGGTTGCATCTGGATTGATGGAGGTACACCCGCTGCATCAAGGCAACAATTGGTTACAGATTTCCAGGAAAAGGATTATATCAAGGCAGCTGTAGTATGGTGGTATTTttggttgtgcatttcttccATGTGTTTCCGTTATAAGCATCTTTTCTGTTGTCTTGGTTAG
- the LOC107640026 gene encoding uncharacterized protein LOC107640026 isoform X6, with amino-acid sequence MQKNQKTFATIVFSIHPVVQFLEGELLIVCLYSNPGGRFASREKMSLLKNCRSFLSNFFFIPVGMLQRNSNMTRLWMFPLSSLSEAEKVLGEISNYKVQLEAVKAKIKSAKSKDESESLKFTQKKLINKIYTNSELSLRRKKWVASGLMEVHPLHQGNNWLQISRKRIISRQL; translated from the exons ATGCAGAAGAATCAAAAGACGTTTGCTACTATAGTCTTTAGTATTCACCCTGTGGTTCAGTTTCTGGAAGGAGAACTTCTCATAGTGTGTTTGTATTCCAATCCAGGTGGACGCTTTGCCTCAAGGGAAAAA ATGAGCCTTCTAAAGAACTGCCGAAGTTTTCTGTCAAACTTTTTCTTCATTCCAGTGGGCATGTTGCAGCGAAATTCCAATATGACCAG GTTATGGATGTTCCCGCTTTCTTCCTTGTCCGAAGCAGAGAAGGTTCTAGGAGAAATATCTAATTATAAAGTTCAG TTGGAGGCGGTAAAAGCCAAAATCAAATCTGCTAAATCAAAAGATGAGTCTGAATCTCTTAAATTTACTCAAAAGAAACTGATTAACAAG ATATATACTAATTCGGAACTTTCATTGAG AAGAAAAAAGTGGGTTGCATCTGGATTGATGGAGGTACACCCGCTGCATCAAGGCAACAATTGGTTACAGATTTCCAGGAAAAGGATTATATCAAGGCAGCTGTAG
- the LOC107640026 gene encoding uncharacterized protein LOC107640026 isoform X3, with protein sequence MQKNQKTFATIVFSIHPVVQFLEGELLIVCLYSNPGGRFASREKMSLLKNCRSFLSNFFFIPVGMLQRNSNMTRLWMFPLSSLSEAEKVLGEISNYKVQLEAVKAKIKSAKSKDESESLKFTQKKLINKAGCKFLIFAHHQPMIDAIHECLLKKKVGCIWIDGGTPAASRQQLVTDFQEKDYIKAAVVWCYPLKREELD encoded by the exons ATGCAGAAGAATCAAAAGACGTTTGCTACTATAGTCTTTAGTATTCACCCTGTGGTTCAGTTTCTGGAAGGAGAACTTCTCATAGTGTGTTTGTATTCCAATCCAGGTGGACGCTTTGCCTCAAGGGAAAAA ATGAGCCTTCTAAAGAACTGCCGAAGTTTTCTGTCAAACTTTTTCTTCATTCCAGTGGGCATGTTGCAGCGAAATTCCAATATGACCAG GTTATGGATGTTCCCGCTTTCTTCCTTGTCCGAAGCAGAGAAGGTTCTAGGAGAAATATCTAATTATAAAGTTCAG TTGGAGGCGGTAAAAGCCAAAATCAAATCTGCTAAATCAAAAGATGAGTCTGAATCTCTTAAATTTACTCAAAAGAAACTGATTAACAAG GCAGGTTGCAAGTTTCTTATATTTGCGCACCATCAGCCAATGATAGATGCAATACATGAGTGCCTTCTT AAGAAAAAAGTGGGTTGCATCTGGATTGATGGAGGTACACCCGCTGCATCAAGGCAACAATTGGTTACAGATTTCCAGGAAAAGGATTATATCAAGGCAGCTGTAGTATGGTG CTATCCATTAAAGCGGGAGGAGTTGGATTAA
- the LOC107640026 gene encoding uncharacterized protein LOC107640026 isoform X9: MQKNQKTFATIVFSIHPVVQFLEGELLIVCLYSNPGGRFASREKMSLLKNCRSFLSNFFFIPVGMLQRNSNMTRLWMFPLSSLSEAEKVLGEISNYKVQLEAVKAKIKSAKSKDESESLKFTQKKLINKALANIGVV; this comes from the exons ATGCAGAAGAATCAAAAGACGTTTGCTACTATAGTCTTTAGTATTCACCCTGTGGTTCAGTTTCTGGAAGGAGAACTTCTCATAGTGTGTTTGTATTCCAATCCAGGTGGACGCTTTGCCTCAAGGGAAAAA ATGAGCCTTCTAAAGAACTGCCGAAGTTTTCTGTCAAACTTTTTCTTCATTCCAGTGGGCATGTTGCAGCGAAATTCCAATATGACCAG GTTATGGATGTTCCCGCTTTCTTCCTTGTCCGAAGCAGAGAAGGTTCTAGGAGAAATATCTAATTATAAAGTTCAG TTGGAGGCGGTAAAAGCCAAAATCAAATCTGCTAAATCAAAAGATGAGTCTGAATCTCTTAAATTTACTCAAAAGAAACTGATTAACAAG GCCTTGGCCAATATTGGAGTAGTTTAA
- the LOC107640026 gene encoding uncharacterized protein LOC107640026 isoform X2, whose translation MQKNQKTFATIVFSIHPVVQFLEGELLIVCLYSNPGGRFASREKMSLLKNCRSFLSNFFFIPVGMLQRNSNMTRLWMFPLSSLSEAEKVLGEISNYKVQLEAVKAKIKSAKSKDESESLKFTQKKLINKAGCKFLIFAHHQPMIDAIHECLLKKKVGCIWIDGGTPAASRQQLVTDFQEKDYIKAAVVWWYFCYPLKREELD comes from the exons ATGCAGAAGAATCAAAAGACGTTTGCTACTATAGTCTTTAGTATTCACCCTGTGGTTCAGTTTCTGGAAGGAGAACTTCTCATAGTGTGTTTGTATTCCAATCCAGGTGGACGCTTTGCCTCAAGGGAAAAA ATGAGCCTTCTAAAGAACTGCCGAAGTTTTCTGTCAAACTTTTTCTTCATTCCAGTGGGCATGTTGCAGCGAAATTCCAATATGACCAG GTTATGGATGTTCCCGCTTTCTTCCTTGTCCGAAGCAGAGAAGGTTCTAGGAGAAATATCTAATTATAAAGTTCAG TTGGAGGCGGTAAAAGCCAAAATCAAATCTGCTAAATCAAAAGATGAGTCTGAATCTCTTAAATTTACTCAAAAGAAACTGATTAACAAG GCAGGTTGCAAGTTTCTTATATTTGCGCACCATCAGCCAATGATAGATGCAATACATGAGTGCCTTCTT AAGAAAAAAGTGGGTTGCATCTGGATTGATGGAGGTACACCCGCTGCATCAAGGCAACAATTGGTTACAGATTTCCAGGAAAAGGATTATATCAAGGCAGCTGTAGTATGGTGGTATTTttg CTATCCATTAAAGCGGGAGGAGTTGGATTAA
- the LOC107640026 gene encoding uncharacterized protein LOC107640026 isoform X1 yields MQKNQKTFATIVFSIHPVVQFLEGELLIVCLYSNPGGRFASREKMSLLKNCRSFLSNFFFIPVGMLQRNSNMTRLWMFPLSSLSEAEKVLGEISNYKVQLEAVKAKIKSAKSKDESESLKFTQKKLINKAGCKFLIFAHHQPMIDAIHECLLKKKVGCIWIDGGTPAASRQQLVTDFQEKDYIKAAVVWWYFWLCISSMCFRYKHLFCCLG; encoded by the exons ATGCAGAAGAATCAAAAGACGTTTGCTACTATAGTCTTTAGTATTCACCCTGTGGTTCAGTTTCTGGAAGGAGAACTTCTCATAGTGTGTTTGTATTCCAATCCAGGTGGACGCTTTGCCTCAAGGGAAAAA ATGAGCCTTCTAAAGAACTGCCGAAGTTTTCTGTCAAACTTTTTCTTCATTCCAGTGGGCATGTTGCAGCGAAATTCCAATATGACCAG GTTATGGATGTTCCCGCTTTCTTCCTTGTCCGAAGCAGAGAAGGTTCTAGGAGAAATATCTAATTATAAAGTTCAG TTGGAGGCGGTAAAAGCCAAAATCAAATCTGCTAAATCAAAAGATGAGTCTGAATCTCTTAAATTTACTCAAAAGAAACTGATTAACAAG GCAGGTTGCAAGTTTCTTATATTTGCGCACCATCAGCCAATGATAGATGCAATACATGAGTGCCTTCTT AAGAAAAAAGTGGGTTGCATCTGGATTGATGGAGGTACACCCGCTGCATCAAGGCAACAATTGGTTACAGATTTCCAGGAAAAGGATTATATCAAGGCAGCTGTAGTATGGTGGTATTTttggttgtgcatttcttccATGTGTTTCCGTTATAAGCATCTTTTCTGTTGTCTTGGTTAG